In Phyllopteryx taeniolatus isolate TA_2022b chromosome 13, UOR_Ptae_1.2, whole genome shotgun sequence, the following are encoded in one genomic region:
- the srrm1 gene encoding serine/arginine repetitive matrix protein 1 isoform X4, producing the protein MDAGFFRGTSAEQDNRFSNKHKKLLKQLKFAECLDKKVDMTKVNLEVIKPWITQRVTEILGFEDDVVIEFIFNQLDEKHPDSKMMQINLTGFLNGKNAREFMRDLWPLLLSAQENIAGIPTAFLEQKKEEIKQRQIEQEKLASLKKLEEDKKDSRERAQSKSPRRRKTRSPSPRRRSPVRRERKRSPSRSPRRKANLPGGSSPPPPLMQLSTKPVEQPMEPDTSGSAMPEPIIQEASSTSETVVEMAKADSVTEDKEMPHEKNKNEERPKSREREKDSRKERPQRRSRSHSRHRKRRSRSRSYSPRRRQSPRRRSPRRRSPPRRAPPSSRTRPRRSPVRRRRSRSASSSGSSSSRSRSPKKIMKKISNTPLRKQPHFPDASISPSPRKDRRSPSPHVRRGRGSLSPPRSSEEDKNERGATADSVQQRRQYRRQNQESSSDSGSSSSDEEASKRPKGAPGARNGDVKRRRSHTPSPRRRQREASPRKRRSPSPGARRRRSLTPPRRRRTPSPRRRSPSPPSRRRYSPPIQRRYSPVPPQKRKLSNSPARRASPGHKRRPSRSPKRRSSPAQRRRTPPSSTSPPRHRRSPMTSSVRQSRDARSPPVAANRRSQSPVNRSRINRGSNSPVRQFESSNQRRHSPSHSEKPIRRVSRTPEPRSNHGLSSSPQPLRRVSSRSRSLSPQPAAVKHPAPTSASPSPSRSASASPPPARKASSGSGSRSPSKNSDVDGSAKKKKKKKEKKHKKDKKHKKHKKHKKEKSGNAGSGETQQNQGIRE; encoded by the exons ATGGACGCGGGGTTCTTCCGC GGCACGAGCGCGGAGCAAGACAACCGGTTTAGCAACAAGCACAAGAAACTGTTAAAGCAGCTGAAATTTGCAGAATGTCTCGACAAGAAG GTGGATATGACCAAAGTAAACCTGGAAGTCATAAAGCCATGGATTACTCAACGAGTGACAGAGATTTTGGGCTTCGAGGATGATGTCGTCATAGAGTTCATATTTAACCAGCTTGATGAAAAg CATCCGGATAGCAAGATGATGCAGATTAACTTGACTGGTTTCCTGAATGGGAAAAATGCTAGAGAGTTCATGAGAGACCTCTGGCCCCTGTTGCTGAGTGCCCAGGAGAACATTGCTGGCATCCCAACTGCATTTTTGGAGCAGAAGAAGGAAGAAATCAAGCAGAGACAG ATTGAGCAGGAGAAGCTTGCTTCTCTGAAGAAGTTGGAGGAAGACAAAAAAGATTCAAGAGAGAGGGCTCAGTCCAAGAGCCCGAGAAG ACGCAAGACGAGGTCCCCATCGCCACGACGTAGGTCTCCAGTGAGGCGGGAAAGGAAACGTAGCCCATCACGCTCCCCAAGACGTAAAGCTAATCTACCTGGTGGGAGTTCACCTCCTCCACCCTTGATGCAGCTGTCCACAAAACCTGTGGAGCAGCCAATGGAGCCTGACACTTCAGGAAGTGCCATGCCAGAACCAATCATCCAAGAAGCGTCTTCCACCAG TGAAACTGTTGTGGAGATGGCGAAAGCAGACTCAGTGACTGAAGACAAGGAGATGCCGCATGAGAAAAATAAGAATGAAGAAAGGCCCAAGTCCAGGGAAAGGGAGAAGGATAGTAGAAAGGAAAGACCTCAGCGCCGCTCCCGATCTCATTCCCGCCACCGCAAACGGCGCTCCCGTTCAAG ATCTTACTCTCCACGTAGAAGGCAGAGTCCCAGAAGAAGGTCTCCACGTCGAAGAAGCCCACCCAGACGAGCCCCCCCCAGCTCCAGAACCAGACCCAGGCGTTCTCCTGTCCGGAG GAGACGATCTCGCTCTGCTTCATCCTCTGGCAGCAGCTCCTCACGCTCTCGctcacctaaaaaaataatgaaaaaaatatccaaCACGCCTCTACGAAAACAGCCCCACTTTCCTGATGCCTCTATAAGCCCTAGTCCTAGGAAAGACAGGCGATCACCATCACCACACGTCAGAAGGGGCAGAGGTTCGTTGTCCCCTCCCAGATCCTCTG AGGAAGATAAAAACGAGAGAGGCGCAACTGCAGATTCTGTGCAGCAGAGACGACAATATCGTAGACAGAATCAGGAGTCATCTTCAG ATTCAGGATCTTCCTCCTCAGATGAGGAAGCATCCAAGAGACCAAAGGGAGCACCAGGTGCCAGAAACGGTGATGTTAAGAGGAGGCGTAGCCACACTCCTTCCCCGAGAAGGCGACAGAGAGAGGCCTCTCCTAG GAAAAGACGTTCACCATCTCCTGGTGCACGCAGACGCCGTTCTCTTACTCCCCCAAGACGTCGCAGGACCCCTTCACCAAGACGAAG GTCTCCTTCCCCACCTTCCCGCAGACGTTATTCTCCTCCCATCCAGCGTCGCTACAGCCCTGTACCGCCTCAGAAGAGGAAATTATCTAACTCTCCTGCTAGACGTGCTTCACCAGGGCACAAACGCCGTCCATCTAGATCGCCAAAACGCAGAAGTTCTCCTGCTCAGCGGAGGCGCACGCCTCCCTCGTCAACATCCCCGCCCAGACACAGAAGAAGCCCCATGACCTCTTCTGTCCGGCAAAGTCGAGATGCACGATCCCCTCCTGTAGCAGCCAATCGGCGCTCCCAGTCCCCTGTAAACCGCAGTCGCATTAACAGAGGTTCCAACAGTCCTGTAAGACAGTTTGAATCCTCCAACCAGCGGAGACACTCACCATCACACAGTGAAAAACCTATCCGAAGAGTCTCCCGCACCCCAGAGCCGCGCAGCAACCACGG ACTTTCTTCGAGCCCTCAGCCTTTGAGAAGAGTTTCCTCCAGATCTCGATCCCTTTCTCCTCAACCAGCTGCTGTGAAACACCCAGCCCCCACATCTGCCTCCCCCTCACCGTCTCGATCTGCTAGTGCGTCCCCGCCACCAGCCAGAAAGGCCAGCAGTGGCTCTGGCAGCCGATCACCCAGCAAG AATTCAGATGTTGATGGCAgtgccaagaagaagaagaagaagaaggagaagaagcataAGAAGGACAAGAAGCACAAGAAGCACAAGAAGCACAAGAAGGAGAAGAGTGGCAACGCAGGATCTGGAGAGACCCAGCAGAACCAGG GAATCAGAGAGTGA
- the srrm1 gene encoding serine/arginine repetitive matrix protein 1 isoform X2 produces MDAGFFRGTSAEQDNRFSNKHKKLLKQLKFAECLDKKVDMTKVNLEVIKPWITQRVTEILGFEDDVVIEFIFNQLDEKHPDSKMMQINLTGFLNGKNAREFMRDLWPLLLSAQENIAGIPTAFLEQKKEEIKQRQIEQEKLASLKKLEEDKKDSRERAQSKSPRRRKTRSPSPRRRSPVRRERKRSPSRSPRRKANLPGGSSPPPPLMQLSTKPVEQPMEPDTSGSAMPEPIIQEASSTSETVVEMAKADSVTEDKEMPHEKNKNEERPKSREREKDSRKERPQRRSRSHSRHRKRRSRSRSYSPRRRQSPRRRSPRRRSPPRRAPPSSRTRPRRSPVRRRRSRSASSSGSSSSRSRSPKKIMKKISNTPLRKQPHFPDASISPSPRKDRRSPSPHVRRGRGSLSPPRSSEEDKNERGATADSVQQRRQYRRQNQESSSDSGSSSSDEEASKRPKGAPGARNGDVKRRRSHTPSPRRRQREASPRKRRSPSPGARRRRSLTPPRRRRTPSPRRRSPSPPSRRRYSPPIQRRYSPVPPQKRKLSNSPARRASPGHKRRPSRSPKRRSSPAQRRRTPPSSTSPPRHRRSPMTSSVRQSRDARSPPVAANRRSQSPVNRSRINRGSNSPVRQFESSNQRRHSPSHSEKPIRRVSRTPEPRSNHGLSSSPQPLRRVSSRSRSLSPQPAAVKHPAPTSASPSPSRSASASPPPARKASSGSGSRSPSKNSDVDGSAKKKKKKKEKKHKKDKKHKKHKKHKKEKSGNAGSGETQQNQGGDEDGIRE; encoded by the exons ATGGACGCGGGGTTCTTCCGC GGCACGAGCGCGGAGCAAGACAACCGGTTTAGCAACAAGCACAAGAAACTGTTAAAGCAGCTGAAATTTGCAGAATGTCTCGACAAGAAG GTGGATATGACCAAAGTAAACCTGGAAGTCATAAAGCCATGGATTACTCAACGAGTGACAGAGATTTTGGGCTTCGAGGATGATGTCGTCATAGAGTTCATATTTAACCAGCTTGATGAAAAg CATCCGGATAGCAAGATGATGCAGATTAACTTGACTGGTTTCCTGAATGGGAAAAATGCTAGAGAGTTCATGAGAGACCTCTGGCCCCTGTTGCTGAGTGCCCAGGAGAACATTGCTGGCATCCCAACTGCATTTTTGGAGCAGAAGAAGGAAGAAATCAAGCAGAGACAG ATTGAGCAGGAGAAGCTTGCTTCTCTGAAGAAGTTGGAGGAAGACAAAAAAGATTCAAGAGAGAGGGCTCAGTCCAAGAGCCCGAGAAG ACGCAAGACGAGGTCCCCATCGCCACGACGTAGGTCTCCAGTGAGGCGGGAAAGGAAACGTAGCCCATCACGCTCCCCAAGACGTAAAGCTAATCTACCTGGTGGGAGTTCACCTCCTCCACCCTTGATGCAGCTGTCCACAAAACCTGTGGAGCAGCCAATGGAGCCTGACACTTCAGGAAGTGCCATGCCAGAACCAATCATCCAAGAAGCGTCTTCCACCAG TGAAACTGTTGTGGAGATGGCGAAAGCAGACTCAGTGACTGAAGACAAGGAGATGCCGCATGAGAAAAATAAGAATGAAGAAAGGCCCAAGTCCAGGGAAAGGGAGAAGGATAGTAGAAAGGAAAGACCTCAGCGCCGCTCCCGATCTCATTCCCGCCACCGCAAACGGCGCTCCCGTTCAAG ATCTTACTCTCCACGTAGAAGGCAGAGTCCCAGAAGAAGGTCTCCACGTCGAAGAAGCCCACCCAGACGAGCCCCCCCCAGCTCCAGAACCAGACCCAGGCGTTCTCCTGTCCGGAG GAGACGATCTCGCTCTGCTTCATCCTCTGGCAGCAGCTCCTCACGCTCTCGctcacctaaaaaaataatgaaaaaaatatccaaCACGCCTCTACGAAAACAGCCCCACTTTCCTGATGCCTCTATAAGCCCTAGTCCTAGGAAAGACAGGCGATCACCATCACCACACGTCAGAAGGGGCAGAGGTTCGTTGTCCCCTCCCAGATCCTCTG AGGAAGATAAAAACGAGAGAGGCGCAACTGCAGATTCTGTGCAGCAGAGACGACAATATCGTAGACAGAATCAGGAGTCATCTTCAG ATTCAGGATCTTCCTCCTCAGATGAGGAAGCATCCAAGAGACCAAAGGGAGCACCAGGTGCCAGAAACGGTGATGTTAAGAGGAGGCGTAGCCACACTCCTTCCCCGAGAAGGCGACAGAGAGAGGCCTCTCCTAG GAAAAGACGTTCACCATCTCCTGGTGCACGCAGACGCCGTTCTCTTACTCCCCCAAGACGTCGCAGGACCCCTTCACCAAGACGAAG GTCTCCTTCCCCACCTTCCCGCAGACGTTATTCTCCTCCCATCCAGCGTCGCTACAGCCCTGTACCGCCTCAGAAGAGGAAATTATCTAACTCTCCTGCTAGACGTGCTTCACCAGGGCACAAACGCCGTCCATCTAGATCGCCAAAACGCAGAAGTTCTCCTGCTCAGCGGAGGCGCACGCCTCCCTCGTCAACATCCCCGCCCAGACACAGAAGAAGCCCCATGACCTCTTCTGTCCGGCAAAGTCGAGATGCACGATCCCCTCCTGTAGCAGCCAATCGGCGCTCCCAGTCCCCTGTAAACCGCAGTCGCATTAACAGAGGTTCCAACAGTCCTGTAAGACAGTTTGAATCCTCCAACCAGCGGAGACACTCACCATCACACAGTGAAAAACCTATCCGAAGAGTCTCCCGCACCCCAGAGCCGCGCAGCAACCACGG ACTTTCTTCGAGCCCTCAGCCTTTGAGAAGAGTTTCCTCCAGATCTCGATCCCTTTCTCCTCAACCAGCTGCTGTGAAACACCCAGCCCCCACATCTGCCTCCCCCTCACCGTCTCGATCTGCTAGTGCGTCCCCGCCACCAGCCAGAAAGGCCAGCAGTGGCTCTGGCAGCCGATCACCCAGCAAG AATTCAGATGTTGATGGCAgtgccaagaagaagaagaagaagaaggagaagaagcataAGAAGGACAAGAAGCACAAGAAGCACAAGAAGCACAAGAAGGAGAAGAGTGGCAACGCAGGATCTGGAGAGACCCAGCAGAACCAGGGTGGGGATGAAGATG GAATCAGAGAGTGA